aaccattaattaataattattaaaaatcattaatGACAAATTAACTGGtaaatttaattgatttaaacGGAATAGAAGATATTACCCATTGGgctaaatagaatttaaaataatgcagTGACATTGTGAtcaatcattataaaaataaacacaataaataattaccaaAATAACACTCACCGATACATTGCCTGGGTCCTTCACCGAAGGGCAGGTACGCGAACTTGTGTCTGTCCGCAGACGTATCGTTGAACCTGTCCGGGATAAACTCTGTGGGATTTTCGAAATATTTCCCATCGACTTGTATAGCTTGCACTGGAACTATGATCTTCACACCGGGGTCGAGGGTGATACCCATTTCTGGTATAGTATACTTCTGTGCACACACCCTGTGTAACGTGCCCAGAGAAGGGAACAGTCTCATGGCTTCCTTGAACCCATTACTCAGAGCTGTCATCTCGCTGATGGAGTCGTAGCACAGTTTGTTGTTATATTTCGCAAGCACCTGGTCGATGTTCTCCTGAATCTTTCTCTGCTCCTCTGGATGGTACGCCAGCTGATGTAACATGAAACTTGTTGCTGACGACGACGTCTCAAACCCAGCTGCAAAGAACACGAACACTTGTGCCACCATACAAGTGAGATCCATCTCCATTTCCACCTGTTCTGGCTTTCCATTAGCGTCCCTTTTCTCCACAGACTCTCCCACAATTTTACCTTTACTTTCGAGTTCCAACAATAAGTCTATAAAGTCATTACGTCCAATAGGCTTGTAGTTTCTCTGTTTACGAATGTTCTCAACGATCTCTGCTATAGCATCCATTATTTTAGTTTCACGTAAAGATTTTTGAATAATAGTTCTAAATTCAGGGAAGAGATCATATAACGCAACAGCGACATAATTCCTCCATGATCTATGAAATATGTTCCTGCCCAGTGCTCTGAAGAGGGAGTGCTCGTTATTGATGCTGTCCATCTGAATGCCGAACCCGCAGGCGCCTATGAATTCGGTGGTGAAGCGAGCCATCAGTTCTCGTACATCACAGTCTCCGCCGCGGTTGACGATATCTTCGCCCACTGTCTGCAATTTCTCCGCACACTGCACTACGAGAGGGAACATATTCTTCAACTTGGCTGTCGTGAATGTTGGCGTCAAGCGTTGTCTCAGTAGCTTCCATATATCACCGTCAACGTGGAAAAGATTAAGAAATACTGGTTCTTCTTTGGGGTTCCTTCCTATTCCTCTTGGATAAAAGTATGCAAAGTCCACGTTTAGGATTCTTCTGACCACATCCAGGTCTCGTACGATGAGCTCGGGTGTTGTGCCTCGATATATGCCGACTGCTGGTTCATTGGGGTACTTATTGTACAACTCCACAGCTATTTCTGTGATGCTCTTCTTTGCTACGAGATTAGGATATATCGTTCCGAAAATAGGCACTGGTTTCTCATATTTCACATTGCGTTTCTCCCAATAATCGTGGTTTCTGGTGACGTAGTGGTACAGTAGGATTAGCACTAGTGGCAGTAGTAAcagaaacattttgtttaatctTCTCTATCTTAAAAAAATGATGTCAATTCTTGCTATTGTTCTTCTTCTTCGTGTCTGTAATGAGACAAAATGAACGTTAATTTTTGTGTACTACTATATACACTAGCTATCAGTACGTCCGAGCTGATTGCTTGTGGATCGACGACTGTCGCACGGTGGCGGCGCGTTCGTTTATGCACTTCGATACAAAACAAATGTGTCAACAGTACCTATACAAGTATTATCATCGTGTGAACTGTATGGCTGGATGTTCCAAATAGGTGTAAAATGATATACCTCGTTAGACTACCTATCTAGCTTATCTGGGTGACTATCGTAATTAATATCAGTTAACATTACACAACAGTGTTATGGAGTCATATGTGTTTGTATGTCGGTCTACGTACTAAATATTCTGGTTGGCTGTTAAtgccatatacatataaaaagggtaaaaagtaaaatctgTACTGGCAgtaaaaaataagaatacatAAGTGGACGTGGTACttatttagtttcattatatttttttcttttgtcggAAAAAAAATTTACCCACGGTCACAATCAGATTTTGAAAAATGGTTTGCAGATTAAATGTGCTGTGGTTTAGTGTGGAgatagaaaatattgaaaccGCCACTCGTTGTGCAGTTGCTCTCCCAGCCATAGcgctaaatacattttattaagtcaataaaaatactgacttaaaaaaaaattaaaatatgctaAAAACCACGACTCAAAATAGCAACATCATAGGTCtacaattttagtttattattggCAAAAAATTAATGGCCATATCTAAACGCTGAGGTGTAATTATGTTGCTTTTTGCTCATTCATCAACATTGTTTTTTACTGCATAGAATTATCTATTATTAGTTTAGAGTGTAAATATAGATGTCTAAATGATAAAATAGTACATAGATGTTTGTACATAGCTACGGCCTTATCAAAGTATGTCGAGACGAGTAGATATAAATACTAGTTATATGTTGATATGAATTTCTCTTGaaagaatatacaaaaaatttGTAAAgcctctataaataaattaggatGATGAAATATTCTTGTAAGATTGAGTAGTCGGGTCATACTCATACATATACCATTATATGGTACATCTTATTCATATAACTGTTTGATAAAgttactcgattagtttcaagtcaagTCACACAGACGCGTTGAGCGTCGGTTGTACGAGAGTTATCAGTTAGccatatataatacataatatatttattgtaaagtgataaaaaaacatctataatttagataataattGAGAAATTAATTCAGTTTAGACAATACATGTTTGTAggtatagttatattatatcaACCTGTGATATCAACACTAAAGTCGGCAAAGTGAAAGACCGACCTTTGGACTCTATCAACGCTAACGTTATTTTTAACACTATCTCGTCGAACAAACATTGATAGCTCTTTAATATAATAActcatcaaaaaaatattacagttcTAAAcaactgttatatttttttaatataacagtTGTTTAGGCGAACAGGTATATTCTAATAACGCCGAATGTTTATGAATGAGATGACATACCAAAATACGAAATTAACTTGAGGTAGGGGTTTCGATATTATGGAAAATTGTaatgcaataataaattatatctatacATTTATTACTACTGAAACCAGCGCACTTTGTTTCACTTTAGGTTTTTTTACTATGCATCTGTGTTAagattttctttcataaaaactatccttctcttatcaataacaaacaaaattagcGATAACCGATctaacacattttaataaacatttagcGATTTATTTTTGACATCAATACTTGTATAtcgttgttatttatattatgggTTATGCAGAAAGTGCCTATAgatcaaagaatttatttctgTCTGTACGTCTAATAACTTAGCAATGAATTATCACATGCTAATATATTTCAAAGACataattcatacaaaaaataaggtATGATATATAAACAATAGTGGGACATTTTGacatatattaaataaataacctgttatttattatgataaattacCAATTGTTTATCTCATTAATTGCTCTATTTTTTAATACGTCAcggaaactatatttttttttacaaatcacTTTATCACtcgtttatatttttgtttcataggCATATAATTTACAAATCAATACTAAAAGGTTAAGAAACCGTGATTGTTGAttaacatcgttttgtttgtaaacaaaattattatattaaaatacataccgTTAAAAATCTGAACTCCAAAAACACATGTACTCTAATCACatgtattttatcaaaaacaatacTGAGTCTGTAATGTAGAACTAGACAGTCGACCTGACTATAACTCTCTAAAGCATATGCGATCTCCTTTTATATGACTGGTTTGTGGACTTCGGACTTTGAACAATTTACCGCGCCGGGTCCAAGATTGcaaagttttttaaacaaataactgAGTAATCAGGTTACAATTCGAAATTCATGATGATTAGCATATTTAAGACgttttttaaaatcatttgtttAAAGTAAGTAAGAATTCAGGTATACAGTTTATTTTAAGATGCggtaaaattttaatgtgatattcattaagtaaatttaataaacacgcatttttctttgttatgttCAGTACAAAAAACTCAAGTTATGACTGATGAAAGATATCAaatgcaaaacatttttttatggtcgTCTTCGGCACTgagatagaaaaaatatttaaaaagtaaattaatcggTTAATACTGAAATACAACAAGCAACAACATTTGTTTGTGGTATTTTTGAGTCATTCCCCGTTTCTCTTGGTCCCATTTTTGGTTTAACGCggtttatttattacgtattATTGTGGTTTCAGTTCTCGAAAACTATGATACACTACAATAATAAGTCCATAACGAGTGTATTGCTTACTTTCAATATTATGAGTGCCTTTATGAATCCTCTTATAGTTTCTTATTGTTTTGTGAATCTAATTGTAAAAAGAAGATTAAAAatccttgctcgttcttctccctaggaatctacattttggaacgagtaaatagcttcactagatgACTAatcaacagacagacattttttatttaatattataatatttgctttgacgttcaaaagttcATTCCCGATctttatgaaataaacaattttgagatttgactttgactctgataatataataattttaaattataaaaagatcAAAACTCTTGTTTCTAATAGGAATCCGACTCAATTACTCTACCGTGTCTCGCCTTATCAGGGAGCATAATTAAAGTGATCCATAAATACCTACAGCATTATCTTCTAGATAAAGTTGTTGACAAAACATCCGTCTAGTAGacattgcaataaataaaattcgaaAACTATTCACAAATGGTCTTCATCCATTATATTATTGGGAAaacgtacctatatttttaaacgcTTACGTTTTACTTTGAACTGAGAGTTTCACCCGTGAGGAAATTAGAGACTTTTCTAGATTTTATCTAACTTTCACtctggttgagccggcccattcgtgccgaatgcCGCATAATGTTTGACTAAGATTTTGTTAGTCTAACTCACAGATAAATAATTTGACGTAATATAACAtatgcaattattattatcttggtTGTAAATATAGTGTTACTTGATTTAAacgaaattattaaatactGATGGAGTTTTATAATTCAGACATCAGTAAAGTGACATCGCATTTTTATGAGCTGTGTGTGTATGCatgttcaattattatttaattacatttaggtAAGTAGTTAAGTACATAGTAAGCCTCTAGTCATGATAGTAAGTAGTTAAGTATATATCTAACATACATAGGCacattatgtacttacttacttcaATTTCATAAATATGTCATCATCTTCTTTATTGTACctactcaaataaataatactacaatTTTGTTAGTACATTTATAAAGTTAGCACTTAATTAGCATCATACAAGTTTTGTCACGGCTAACCATGACAGTCAAAATACTCGTAGTTCGGTAGTTTTGGAGGTCATTCAGTTCAAATAACTTAACTTAACCACATGTACTGACTTTGCGCGCTAAAACTAAGGtatagtttttgtaaataaataaaatttgattgtATGTTTGGTGCTGGGGCTGGGcagctggctgccgtgcaacgtgtagcgggttcgattagtgtaggggagcactaagacaGGAATTCCTTCGAATTTCCACAACAGCGGTAAAAACGGGAGTCACTTATGTGTGCGTATAAAGTTGGAGGTTACTAGTATAATATAAGATTTAGATGCTACATAAGCTACATAAGCGCATCCCGTTTCGTGAAAGATACAGAGAAATAACTATATACTGACTTGTGTTGTaagttataattactttttctgCCACAGGTCTACAGGAAAAAAAGATCCAATTGGAATATGTACCTAGTATCTTTGTACttcaattatatgtatattatttgttatcttttgtgttatatgtgtgttcataaaaaaataaataaatatatttacatgtatTGTTCTTCTAAGAACACACCACAATAGAAATGACCATGAAGCGAAAAATAGATAATTTTGCACTAAGATCCTTTTGTATTCATAGAAAGCTCATAACAGcacaatcaataaatatttgtttgacaaCAATTGCACGTTGTCTAGTTTTACTTATATCGTTCGCTCTAgttcacaatacatttttatacgaaAGCGACCCATATTGATatcaaaagaagaagaaaaatggaaaaaatcaCTTGTATCATAACTTAGTTCAAGTTTTTCTTACCAAGGTTAACTTTGAAGTTCTCAATAGACGGATATCGAACAAATTGAACAAACTTCGCGAATATAAACACGGGCTATACGCTTGAAATACTAAACCGGACTGACGAGTAACCAGTAAGTTAAAGAGAATAGAGAGAAGTACACATCAAGCTACGTAAtactagtataaactgacctttgaatgtacGGGAAGATCATACAatgcgaggtcatgataaactggtgtACTGTATAGCTGAACGTGCCGCCGTAAGTACAATACGGTCGTCGCGTGTGCTGCTAGTCATTCATTAAGTGTGCAACCTGTCATCGCTTGTCATTCATCGTTAATtgttctataattattatacaaattaattaaagaatatGTGCTTTGCATTCAAATTcgaattatttaatgattaatagTTAAGTGGGTTgtagatcgcagtttaaaactTAGTTTAAGAGAACGCTGCTGCCACCTCTCTGTCAAATGGATGACCAATTTATTAACTGCAGGAAGATTgtcgtcacgcgttttatccctgaaggggtaggcagaggtgcacattatggcaaatGGCAAGTAATGCCAGTACAAAGTACACCCTTATTTTGCACAATTTGTgtgataagtcccatgtaatagggcgtgaGCCTATTCCATATACCGGAGACAATTACGGatttcgtgctactactgagaaattttcaaaaaacccagtaatactttgctcgacccaggaatcgaacccgagaccccttggctggcagtcgcacttgcaaccactcgaacaacgaggcTGCTAGAAGAGTTGGCGACAAAAAATGAATCCTACCTTATTATCACTACACAATCAGTAGATAAGAAcgcattaaacatttaaatttaaagtacgctaatttaaaatgtactttattgtaATGGATTTAGACTTAAAGTACgctaatttaaaatgtactttattataACGGACAAAGTCCACGTTCAAAGAGCAGtggaaaaaataagacataatGTGTATTCACGCATTTTAATTACTGACAGGTAAGCCAGAGATACACAAATAGGTAAGACTGTTTACCAGTGCTTTTTAGAATTATGtacactagtggtcgcctagtggtcgaaattcgaccatatacgatttaatttacaataccacttaacatacgttcaaggataatttgtatttaacgaattgctattagttttgtaaaattcaaattaatatattccggcgcatcatgaataaccaaacctccttcaattagaaacctcttttcatatgagacgtgagaataccatcgcaatgtctatcgattttgacgttttgtcaaatacgatcagatactatgcatgtgtgtgtaatgttttatttagatttaatgtactttataagcattatttttgaaaaatattaacgttccgcaattctcctacacatatactataagtgtaccaaattttatgctcttacgtccgcgcaattttcgtaaaaagtgttacaaagtttttgctt
This Spodoptera frugiperda isolate SF20-4 chromosome 20, AGI-APGP_CSIRO_Sfru_2.0, whole genome shotgun sequence DNA region includes the following protein-coding sequences:
- the LOC118282155 gene encoding cytochrome P450 6B6 — protein: MFLLLLPLVLILLYHYVTRNHDYWEKRNVKYEKPVPIFGTIYPNLVAKKSITEIAVELYNKYPNEPAVGIYRGTTPELIVRDLDVVRRILNVDFAYFYPRGIGRNPKEEPVFLNLFHVDGDIWKLLRQRLTPTFTTAKLKNMFPLVVQCAEKLQTVGEDIVNRGGDCDVRELMARFTTEFIGACGFGIQMDSINNEHSLFRALGRNIFHRSWRNYVAVALYDLFPEFRTIIQKSLRETKIMDAIAEIVENIRKQRNYKPIGRNDFIDLLLELESKGKIVGESVEKRDANGKPEQVEMEMDLTCMVAQVFVFFAAGFETSSSATSFMLHQLAYHPEEQRKIQENIDQVLAKYNNKLCYDSISEMTALSNGFKEAMRLFPSLGTLHRVCAQKYTIPEMGITLDPGVKIIVPVQAIQVDGKYFENPTEFIPDRFNDTSADRHKFAYLPFGEGPRQCIGARLGEMQSLAGLAAVLHKFSVEPAANTKRHLEVNHGSNTVQSIKGGLPLKLRLRSKQSQVAA